In uncultured Cohaesibacter sp., a genomic segment contains:
- the pgl gene encoding 6-phosphogluconolactonase, whose product MTETRVYPDRGSLAAGLAEQVASELNKAIRKRGRATLAVPGGETPQAFFRELSQHKLEWDCVSIILTDEHFAPASPERAHGHMLRTDLLRKQAKKAHFYPYEHDVPSPEEAVPLITGELRDILPIDVCILGMGADTRIAGLFPNADNLEEALGLWAPPIMVMRDHEDGLPRFTLTAPVLERARKAHILIVGEEKKHSLREAQKIGLVEEAPVRVILNRARATTIHYAD is encoded by the coding sequence GTGACGGAAACCCGAGTTTACCCCGATCGCGGCAGTCTGGCGGCTGGCCTTGCTGAACAGGTGGCATCCGAGCTGAACAAGGCCATTCGCAAAAGAGGCCGAGCCACTCTTGCTGTACCGGGCGGGGAAACGCCACAAGCCTTTTTCAGGGAACTGAGCCAGCATAAATTGGAGTGGGACTGCGTCTCGATCATCTTGACCGATGAGCATTTCGCGCCAGCATCGCCAGAGCGGGCACACGGGCATATGCTGCGCACCGATCTGTTGCGCAAGCAGGCAAAGAAGGCCCATTTCTACCCCTATGAGCATGATGTTCCTTCCCCCGAAGAGGCTGTTCCGCTCATTACGGGGGAGCTTCGCGATATCCTGCCCATCGATGTCTGCATTCTGGGAATGGGAGCCGATACCCGCATTGCGGGACTTTTCCCCAATGCTGACAATCTGGAAGAGGCGCTTGGCCTCTGGGCACCGCCGATCATGGTCATGCGAGATCATGAAGATGGCCTTCCGCGCTTCACATTGACAGCTCCGGTGCTTGAGCGCGCACGCAAGGCCCATATCCTTATCGTTGGTGAAGAAAAGAAACACAGCCTGCGCGAAGCGCAGAAAATCGGGCTGGTCGAGGAGGCGCCTGTCCGAGTCATTCTGAACCGCGCAAGGGCTACAACCATTCATTATGCTGACTAG
- a CDS encoding Re/Si-specific NAD(P)(+) transhydrogenase subunit alpha — protein MKIGTPKELFEGEARVAMTPSSAKQLQKLGYDCVLESGAGALAGFSDAAYAEAGVEIVPNAAALWEAADIVAKVRQPQSEELKSLAKGKTLISFFNPAGNEDGMEAAKKSGANVIAMEMVPRISRAQKMDALSSMANIAGYRAVIEAGNNFGRFFTGQITAAGKVPPAKVLIVGAGVAGLAAIGTSVALGAVTYAFDVRPEVAEQVESMGAEFVYLDFEEEQQDGAATGGYASVQSEEFRNAQLAKFREIAGDMDIVITTALIPNRPAPKLWLEDMVAAMKPGSVIIDLAAERGGNVEGTVADEKVVTDNGVTIIGYTDFPSRMATQSSELYSTNIRHMMTDLTPEKDGQIKHDMEDDVIRGATVTFEGEITFPPPPPKIKAIAAQKKPEVKEKTPEEKKAEEEAAARKAGRQQITLLVVGAAIMGLIGLYAPAAFMGHFIVFVLAVFIGFQVIWGVSHSLHTPLMAVTNAISGIIILGSLLQLGSSSWIVLLLAGISILIATINIVGGFMVTRRMLQMFQKS, from the coding sequence GTGAAGATAGGTACACCTAAGGAGCTGTTCGAGGGAGAGGCGCGCGTTGCCATGACGCCGTCTTCGGCAAAACAGCTTCAGAAATTGGGATATGACTGTGTCCTGGAAAGCGGTGCCGGTGCGCTGGCTGGCTTTTCCGACGCAGCCTATGCAGAAGCGGGCGTGGAAATTGTCCCGAACGCTGCTGCGCTTTGGGAGGCTGCTGATATTGTTGCCAAGGTGCGACAGCCACAGTCTGAAGAACTGAAATCGCTTGCCAAGGGCAAGACCCTGATTTCCTTCTTCAACCCGGCGGGCAACGAAGACGGCATGGAAGCTGCCAAGAAATCTGGCGCCAATGTCATCGCAATGGAAATGGTGCCACGTATTTCCCGTGCCCAGAAAATGGACGCTCTGTCCTCCATGGCGAACATTGCCGGTTATCGTGCCGTCATTGAAGCTGGTAATAATTTTGGTCGTTTCTTCACCGGTCAGATCACAGCTGCCGGTAAGGTGCCACCTGCAAAGGTTCTCATCGTTGGTGCCGGTGTTGCCGGTCTGGCCGCGATTGGTACCTCTGTTGCTCTTGGTGCCGTGACCTATGCATTTGACGTGCGTCCCGAAGTGGCCGAACAGGTCGAATCAATGGGCGCCGAATTTGTCTATTTGGATTTCGAGGAAGAACAGCAGGACGGAGCCGCTACCGGTGGTTACGCTTCCGTTCAGTCTGAAGAATTCCGCAACGCCCAGCTCGCAAAATTCCGCGAAATCGCTGGCGACATGGACATCGTGATCACCACTGCGCTGATCCCGAACCGTCCGGCTCCCAAGCTCTGGCTTGAAGACATGGTCGCAGCCATGAAGCCCGGCTCCGTCATCATTGACCTTGCTGCCGAGCGCGGCGGCAACGTTGAAGGCACCGTGGCCGACGAGAAGGTTGTTACCGACAATGGCGTGACCATCATCGGCTATACCGACTTCCCGTCCCGCATGGCGACCCAGTCTTCCGAACTCTACTCCACCAACATCCGTCACATGATGACCGACCTGACCCCTGAAAAAGACGGTCAGATCAAGCATGACATGGAAGACGATGTGATCCGTGGGGCAACGGTAACCTTTGAAGGTGAAATTACCTTCCCGCCTCCACCTCCCAAGATCAAGGCAATCGCTGCCCAGAAGAAGCCGGAAGTCAAGGAAAAGACTCCTGAAGAGAAGAAAGCCGAAGAAGAGGCTGCCGCTCGCAAGGCTGGCCGTCAGCAGATCACCCTTCTGGTGGTCGGCGCAGCGATCATGGGCCTGATCGGTCTTTATGCTCCTGCCGCCTTCATGGGCCACTTCATCGTGTTCGTTCTGGCCGTGTTCATCGGCTTCCAGGTCATTTGGGGCGTCAGCCACTCCCTGCACACGCCTCTGATGGCTGTGACGAACGCCATTTCGGGGATCATCATCCTCGGTTCACTCCTGCAGTTGGGCTCAAGCTCATGGATCGTTCTGCTTCTGGCAGGCATTTCCATCTTGATTGCCACAATCAACATCGTCGGTGGCTTCATGGTTACCCGTCGCATGCTGCAGATGTTCCAGAAATCCTGA
- the pntB gene encoding Re/Si-specific NAD(P)(+) transhydrogenase subunit beta: MNAELQTAAYIAATVLFILSLGGLKDQESAKRGVWYGIVGMAIAVIATIFGPIDPHDITLGTVLAASPVVLLIAVVIGAVIGAVVAKRVEMTGMPQLVAMLHSFVGLAAVFIGLNSDMTAHAFPTPAEEVIHEIEIFLGVFIGAITFTGSLIAYGKLAGRIDGKALLLPGRHVWNLVMVVVSFLLLIMYMNGAGAWTLYLMTLIAFVIGVHMVMAIGGADMPVVVSMLNSYSGWAAAATGFLLGNDLLIVTGALVGSSGAILSYIMCKAMNRHFVSVILGGFGNSSGPAMEIDGEMIAIDADGVASSLEDADSVIIVPGYGMAVAQAQQNVAELTRRLRAKGKEVRFAIHPVAGRLPGHMNVLLAEAKVPYDIVLEMDEINEDFPNTDVVIVIGSNDIVNPAAQEDPNSPIAGMPVLEVWKAKQVFVSKRGQGTGYSGIENPLFYKENTRMFYGDAKASLDTLLQQIQ; the protein is encoded by the coding sequence ATGAACGCTGAATTGCAAACCGCCGCCTATATCGCGGCTACCGTGCTGTTCATCCTGTCTCTGGGTGGACTGAAGGATCAGGAAAGCGCCAAGCGTGGTGTTTGGTATGGCATCGTCGGTATGGCGATTGCTGTGATCGCCACCATCTTTGGCCCTATCGATCCCCATGACATCACTCTGGGCACCGTGCTTGCTGCCAGCCCTGTCGTTCTGCTCATCGCAGTGGTTATCGGCGCCGTTATCGGTGCTGTTGTAGCCAAGCGCGTTGAAATGACCGGCATGCCTCAGCTGGTTGCCATGCTGCACAGCTTTGTCGGTCTGGCTGCCGTCTTCATCGGCCTCAACTCCGATATGACTGCCCATGCATTCCCGACCCCGGCTGAAGAAGTCATCCACGAGATCGAGATCTTCCTTGGCGTCTTCATTGGTGCAATCACCTTCACCGGTTCGCTCATTGCATATGGCAAACTGGCTGGTCGCATCGATGGCAAGGCCCTGCTGCTGCCGGGTCGTCACGTCTGGAACCTTGTGATGGTGGTCGTCTCATTCCTGCTGCTCATCATGTATATGAATGGCGCAGGTGCATGGACCCTCTATCTGATGACGCTGATTGCCTTCGTCATCGGTGTTCACATGGTCATGGCTATCGGCGGCGCCGACATGCCGGTTGTTGTTTCCATGCTTAACTCCTATTCGGGTTGGGCGGCAGCCGCTACCGGCTTCCTGCTTGGCAACGACCTGTTGATCGTGACTGGTGCTCTGGTTGGTTCCTCAGGTGCCATCCTGTCCTACATCATGTGTAAGGCTATGAACCGTCACTTCGTTTCGGTTATCCTTGGCGGCTTCGGCAACAGCTCCGGCCCGGCCATGGAAATCGATGGCGAGATGATCGCGATCGACGCCGACGGCGTTGCTTCCAGCCTTGAAGATGCCGATAGCGTCATCATTGTTCCGGGCTATGGCATGGCCGTTGCTCAGGCTCAGCAGAATGTGGCTGAACTGACCCGCCGCCTGCGCGCCAAGGGCAAGGAAGTCCGCTTCGCCATCCATCCGGTGGCTGGTCGTCTGCCTGGCCACATGAACGTGCTGCTGGCTGAAGCCAAGGTGCCTTACGATATCGTGCTGGAAATGGACGAGATCAACGAAGACTTCCCCAATACGGATGTTGTCATCGTGATCGGTTCCAACGACATCGTGAACCCCGCCGCTCAGGAAGATCCGAACTCTCCAATCGCCGGCATGCCGGTTCTGGAAGTCTGGAAAGCCAAGCAGGTATTCGTCTCCAAGCGCGGTCAGGGAACCGGTTATTCCGGTATCGAGAACCCGCTCTTCTATAAAGAGAATACCCGCATGTTCTATGGCGATGCCAAGGCTTCTCTGGACACCCTGCTTCAGCAGATCCAGTAA
- a CDS encoding LysR family transcriptional regulator, producing MSTIGYQHLRPLAIFVCVVDEGSFAGAARHLKSSRSRVSEQITQLEDDLGIRLLQRSTRKLSLTGEGKAVYEKVRQLPRLLEETLEIATQELPAGRVSITATNDVGVSQLLPALKSFRALYPEVELDIILSDARLDLVAEGIDMGVRIGLPRDDSLIGRVLYEDRFRLYATPAYLEKHGTPNGIGDLAAHSWICLANVSPAGVHRLYHGERLLTLQSQSYELCNSPQMVIAMCLADMGIAQLFPSTVRKEVAAGRLVPLLPELCGEMMIFSLVYPSRKHLPLRTRALIDHLLAFKLFKGDGDDCRYA from the coding sequence ATGAGTACAATTGGATATCAGCATCTGCGCCCTCTGGCGATCTTTGTCTGTGTGGTGGATGAAGGCAGCTTTGCCGGTGCGGCCAGACATCTCAAATCGAGCCGTTCTCGCGTCTCCGAACAGATCACCCAGTTGGAAGATGATCTCGGCATTCGCCTGTTGCAGCGCTCCACCCGCAAGCTCTCGCTGACGGGAGAAGGCAAGGCGGTCTATGAGAAGGTGCGGCAGCTGCCTCGCCTGTTGGAAGAAACGCTCGAAATTGCGACGCAGGAACTTCCCGCAGGGCGCGTTTCCATTACCGCGACCAATGACGTCGGCGTTTCCCAATTGCTGCCTGCGCTCAAGAGTTTCAGGGCTCTCTATCCGGAGGTGGAGCTGGATATCATTCTCAGCGATGCGCGCCTTGATCTGGTGGCCGAGGGAATAGACATGGGGGTGAGGATCGGCCTGCCCCGCGATGACAGCCTGATCGGTCGCGTGCTCTATGAAGACCGGTTCCGGCTTTATGCCACACCGGCCTATCTGGAGAAGCATGGCACTCCAAACGGCATTGGAGATCTGGCGGCACATAGCTGGATCTGTCTTGCCAATGTCAGCCCGGCAGGCGTGCATCGCCTTTATCACGGCGAGCGGCTTCTAACGCTGCAAAGCCAAAGCTATGAGCTTTGCAATTCCCCTCAGATGGTCATTGCCATGTGCCTTGCCGATATGGGCATTGCCCAGCTCTTTCCCTCCACTGTCCGTAAGGAGGTTGCAGCCGGTCGTCTGGTTCCGCTGCTGCCGGAGCTGTGCGGCGAGATGATGATCTTTTCTCTGGTCTATCCCTCGCGCAAGCATCTGCCCTTGCGCACCAGAGCGCTGATCGATCATCTATTGGCCTTCAAGCTGTTCAAGGGGGACGGCGATGACTGTCGCTATGCCTGA
- a CDS encoding SDR family oxidoreductase yields the protein MIAVTGASGHLGRLVIKALLERTAASEIVALVRNPDAVSDLAAAGVTVRKADYDQPESYRAALKGVEKLLLISGNAVGQRVPQHTVVIEAAKANDVKFIAYTSLLKAEKSPMILASEHVATEALLKQSGIPHALLRNGWYNENYTENLAPVLATGAVIGSSAEGRVSSASRADYAEAAAVVLTAPIETQAGKIHELAGDEAYDMNAYADKVAKASGKQIAYVDMSKEDYVNALTGAGIPEGFAQVLGDSSDNVKGGWLEDSSGALAALIGRPTTPIAKSIEAVL from the coding sequence ATGATTGCAGTAACTGGTGCCTCTGGCCATCTTGGCCGCCTTGTGATCAAGGCCCTGCTTGAAAGAACCGCCGCCAGCGAGATCGTCGCTCTGGTGCGAAATCCGGACGCCGTGTCCGATCTGGCCGCTGCGGGAGTGACCGTGCGCAAGGCCGACTATGATCAGCCAGAAAGCTATCGCGCAGCCTTGAAAGGCGTCGAAAAGCTGTTGCTGATCTCGGGCAATGCCGTCGGTCAGCGTGTGCCTCAGCACACCGTGGTCATTGAAGCGGCCAAGGCCAATGACGTGAAATTCATTGCCTATACATCGCTGCTCAAGGCTGAAAAATCGCCCATGATTCTGGCCAGCGAGCATGTGGCAACCGAAGCGCTGCTCAAACAGTCCGGCATCCCTCATGCCCTGCTGCGCAATGGCTGGTATAACGAGAATTACACCGAAAATCTGGCTCCGGTTCTGGCAACAGGGGCGGTGATCGGAAGCTCTGCCGAGGGCCGCGTCTCGTCTGCGTCCCGCGCCGATTATGCTGAGGCCGCTGCCGTGGTGCTCACCGCGCCGATCGAAACTCAGGCTGGCAAAATCCACGAGCTGGCTGGTGATGAGGCCTATGACATGAACGCCTATGCCGACAAGGTCGCCAAGGCATCGGGCAAGCAAATTGCCTATGTGGACATGAGCAAGGAAGACTATGTCAACGCCCTGACAGGGGCAGGTATTCCAGAAGGCTTCGCACAGGTGCTGGGCGATTCCAGCGACAATGTCAAAGGCGGCTGGCTGGAAGACAGCTCTGGTGCTCTTGCCGCCCTGATCGGGCGTCCCACGACCCCGATTGCCAAAAGCATCGAGGCTGTGCTCTAG
- the nagA gene encoding N-acetylglucosamine-6-phosphate deacetylase yields the protein MRQILMHARLFDGRQFHAGKAVTLEDGRIGSIIDSPNALGGYETHDLTGLVLAPGFIDTQVNGGGGVMINGHTSLSDMEIMADAHRAFGTTSMLPTLISDEWSAMEHVATIIRQAHRHWGEDSSLSAIKGVHFEGPYLNPARKGVHPEHHLRAPEESAIDLITHPDLGVRLVTLAPEKVGPGFIRDCVSHGALVSAGHTAGNYQDMAAAIRAGLHGFTHLFNAMTPMGSREPGVVGAALDDPDTWCGLIADGFHVHPASMRNAIKIKPRGKIMLVTDAMATVGSSETGLTLHGQKVSVSNGRCELADGTLAGSALTMIGAVRNVVELIGLPLSEALRMASRYPASFMRLDTSLGLIAPEYAADLVAFDPATWTVKHTWINGFHRAH from the coding sequence ATGAGACAAATCCTGATGCATGCCCGCCTGTTTGATGGCCGACAATTTCATGCCGGCAAGGCCGTGACGCTTGAAGACGGGCGGATCGGTTCGATCATCGACAGCCCCAATGCATTGGGAGGTTATGAGACTCACGATCTCACCGGCCTCGTTCTGGCCCCCGGTTTTATCGACACGCAGGTCAATGGCGGTGGCGGCGTCATGATCAATGGCCATACCAGCCTGTCGGACATGGAAATCATGGCGGATGCCCATCGCGCCTTTGGCACCACCTCGATGCTACCCACCCTGATCAGCGATGAATGGAGCGCCATGGAACATGTCGCAACCATCATTCGGCAGGCACACCGGCATTGGGGGGAAGACAGCTCCCTTTCAGCGATCAAGGGCGTTCATTTTGAGGGGCCCTATCTCAACCCGGCACGCAAGGGCGTGCATCCGGAACATCATCTGCGTGCGCCTGAAGAAAGCGCAATCGATCTGATCACCCATCCCGATCTTGGCGTGCGCCTCGTCACTCTGGCACCGGAAAAGGTCGGACCGGGTTTCATCCGCGACTGCGTAAGCCACGGCGCTCTGGTATCGGCCGGACACACCGCGGGCAATTATCAGGATATGGCGGCAGCGATCCGGGCGGGCCTGCATGGCTTCACCCATCTGTTCAATGCCATGACGCCGATGGGCAGTCGCGAGCCCGGTGTGGTGGGCGCAGCGCTTGACGATCCGGACACATGGTGCGGGCTGATCGCAGATGGATTTCATGTCCATCCCGCGTCCATGCGCAATGCCATCAAGATCAAACCCCGGGGCAAGATCATGCTGGTGACCGACGCCATGGCCACCGTGGGCTCAAGCGAGACCGGCTTAACCCTGCATGGCCAGAAGGTGAGTGTCAGCAATGGTCGCTGCGAACTGGCCGACGGTACTCTGGCAGGCTCGGCTCTCACCATGATAGGGGCGGTGCGCAATGTGGTCGAATTGATCGGCCTGCCGCTCTCGGAGGCCTTGCGCATGGCCTCCCGCTATCCGGCAAGCTTCATGCGACTGGACACATCGTTGGGTCTGATCGCGCCGGAATATGCCGCCGATCTCGTCGCCTTCGATCCGGCGACATGGACCGTCAAGCACACATGGATCAACGGTTTCCATCGGGCACACTGA
- a CDS encoding GntR family transcriptional regulator, which yields MVELGRLIDHVKEVSDLEAPSATPLYLRLERGIENLIEVGLVSVNDALPAERELAHALGVSRVTVRNAVRVLVDKGILVQRHGAGTFVAALVSHRPRQISGFSEDMLTRGHSTSALWLERSKGKPTPEECEALELPPDCAVSRLYRLRTIDDRPVCIEHAVLPDSVLPDPMAITSSLYSWLEEHHQRPTRCQQTLSARLFDVGQAHLLGVPTGSACLYVERRSYLRQKGPKALPDHLGKATNRITPCQECDRPIEFVRAYYRGDLYEFVSESAI from the coding sequence ATGGTTGAGCTTGGCCGCCTGATCGACCATGTGAAAGAGGTATCCGATCTGGAAGCGCCAAGTGCCACTCCCCTTTATCTCCGGCTGGAGCGTGGCATTGAAAATTTGATCGAGGTTGGTCTGGTAAGCGTCAATGACGCCCTTCCTGCGGAACGGGAACTCGCCCATGCTCTGGGGGTCTCCCGCGTGACCGTGCGCAATGCGGTGCGGGTGCTCGTGGACAAGGGCATTCTGGTACAGCGCCACGGCGCGGGAACCTTTGTCGCCGCGCTTGTCAGCCATCGGCCGCGCCAGATCTCCGGCTTCAGCGAAGACATGCTGACACGCGGCCATTCGACTTCGGCCCTGTGGCTGGAACGTTCCAAGGGCAAGCCGACACCGGAGGAATGCGAAGCGCTGGAACTCCCTCCCGACTGCGCAGTCAGTCGCCTCTATCGTTTGCGCACAATCGATGACAGGCCGGTATGCATCGAACATGCCGTGTTGCCCGATAGCGTGTTGCCTGATCCGATGGCGATCACCAGCTCTCTCTATTCCTGGCTGGAAGAGCATCATCAGCGTCCGACCCGCTGTCAGCAGACCCTTTCAGCCCGCCTTTTCGATGTCGGCCAGGCCCATCTGCTCGGGGTCCCTACCGGCTCGGCCTGTCTTTATGTGGAACGGCGATCCTATCTCAGGCAAAAAGGCCCAAAGGCCCTGCCCGACCATCTCGGCAAAGCGACGAACAGAATCACGCCATGTCAGGAATGTGATCGCCCGATCGAATTTGTACGCGCCTATTACCGCGGCGACCTTTATGAGTTTGTCTCCGAGTCGGCAATCTGA
- a CDS encoding BadF/BadG/BcrA/BcrD ATPase family protein, translating to MANSEMLFMGIDGGGADCRGRLRDGNGDLLGEAISGPTKNCSGMLAAQDQVACVARKTLEAAGFGEEVLNRTHVGIGLADLHLSTDKEFFCNWEHPFASLQVSSDAHIACLGGHGGSRDGGILILGTGSCGYGLLKGHSINVGGWGFALSDMASAAQVGVLALRTAIAALDGIYEVSTMTDHIMAMFGDSQEEMVLWANTATPPDFATYGHIVVTFAEKDDPVAVKLMSDCGTQASAMMRALAWRGINQIALMGNFAESVEPWLEAETTSLLVPRLYDARDGAILMAGGTLPALEPGHEQDMGYKQRYGHG from the coding sequence ATGGCAAATTCTGAAATGCTTTTCATGGGAATTGACGGGGGCGGCGCCGATTGCCGCGGGCGCCTCAGAGACGGGAATGGGGACCTTCTGGGCGAAGCGATCAGCGGCCCGACCAAGAATTGCAGCGGCATGCTGGCGGCGCAGGATCAGGTTGCCTGCGTGGCACGAAAAACCCTCGAAGCGGCGGGGTTTGGTGAGGAGGTCCTCAACAGGACCCATGTCGGCATCGGATTGGCAGATCTGCATCTGAGCACCGACAAGGAATTTTTCTGCAATTGGGAACATCCCTTCGCCTCGCTTCAGGTTTCCAGCGACGCCCATATCGCTTGCCTCGGAGGACATGGCGGCTCTCGCGATGGAGGCATTCTGATCTTGGGCACCGGCAGCTGCGGCTATGGCCTGCTCAAGGGACATTCAATCAATGTCGGCGGTTGGGGATTTGCCCTTTCCGATATGGCGAGCGCGGCGCAAGTGGGCGTATTGGCCCTGCGCACGGCAATCGCGGCGCTGGATGGCATTTATGAAGTCAGCACGATGACGGATCACATCATGGCGATGTTTGGCGACAGTCAGGAAGAAATGGTGCTGTGGGCCAACACGGCCACGCCACCGGATTTTGCGACCTATGGCCATATCGTGGTGACATTTGCCGAAAAAGACGACCCGGTCGCGGTCAAGCTGATGTCCGATTGTGGCACTCAGGCCAGTGCCATGATGCGGGCACTGGCATGGCGGGGCATCAATCAGATTGCGTTGATGGGCAACTTTGCCGAATCTGTCGAACCGTGGCTGGAGGCGGAGACCACATCGCTGCTGGTCCCCCGCCTCTATGATGCCCGCGACGGTGCCATTCTGATGGCTGGCGGCACATTGCCCGCTCTCGAACCCGGCCATGAGCAGGATATGGGCTATAAACAACGCTACGGTCATGGTTGA
- the guaD gene encoding guanine deaminase — MADMILRGRLLTFLREPMTPQDDAAHLYIEDGALLIENGKIKARGQFDELAGLAGEGVKVIDHRPHLLVPGFIDTHLHFPQVQVIASWGAQLLDWLENYTFPAEALYADPDHCANMATRFFDEIIANGTTTTVAYCSSHKSSADAYFAEAARRNMRVIGGKVLMDRNAPESVRDTPQSGYDDSKALIESWHGKGRAHYAITPRFAITSTPAQLESAGALASEHPDCYIQTHLDENHDEIAQTMALYPDVPDYLGIYEHYGLLRSNALLGHCIHMQPREIDILIESEARPVFCPTSNLFLGSGLFDYEGLRARGAKCAIATDIGGGTSYSMLRTLHEGYKALATRDGTKMHPMRAFYWATLGNALALGLEDRIGTLEVGTEADLVVLDSSATSAMALRMESCKSLAEELFILQIMSDDRSVAQTYVAGKPMKA, encoded by the coding sequence ATGGCTGATATGATCCTTCGTGGAAGATTGCTGACCTTTCTCAGAGAGCCGATGACGCCGCAGGATGATGCGGCCCATCTCTATATCGAAGATGGCGCGCTGCTGATCGAGAATGGCAAGATCAAGGCCAGAGGCCAGTTTGATGAGCTGGCAGGGCTGGCGGGTGAAGGCGTGAAAGTCATTGATCACCGGCCCCATCTGCTGGTGCCCGGCTTCATCGATACCCATCTGCATTTCCCGCAGGTGCAGGTTATCGCCAGCTGGGGTGCCCAGCTTCTGGACTGGCTGGAAAATTACACCTTTCCGGCAGAAGCGCTTTATGCGGATCCGGACCATTGCGCCAACATGGCAACGCGCTTCTTTGACGAAATCATCGCCAATGGCACCACCACCACCGTTGCCTATTGTTCTTCGCACAAAAGCTCGGCGGATGCCTATTTTGCCGAAGCGGCCCGGCGCAACATGCGCGTCATCGGAGGCAAGGTGCTGATGGACCGCAATGCCCCCGAAAGCGTCCGAGACACGCCACAATCGGGTTATGATGATTCAAAGGCGCTTATTGAAAGCTGGCATGGCAAGGGCAGGGCGCATTATGCCATTACACCGCGCTTTGCCATCACCTCAACGCCTGCGCAGCTGGAGAGCGCAGGGGCGCTCGCTTCAGAGCATCCCGATTGTTACATCCAGACCCATCTGGATGAAAATCACGACGAGATTGCCCAGACCATGGCGCTCTATCCCGATGTGCCCGATTATCTCGGCATCTATGAGCATTACGGGCTATTGCGAAGCAACGCGCTGCTGGGGCATTGCATTCACATGCAGCCGCGCGAAATTGATATCCTGATCGAGAGTGAGGCCAGACCGGTTTTCTGCCCCACCTCCAACCTGTTTCTGGGTTCTGGCCTGTTTGATTATGAGGGCCTCAGGGCGCGGGGCGCGAAATGCGCCATCGCCACGGATATCGGCGGCGGTACCTCCTATTCCATGCTGCGGACCCTGCATGAGGGCTACAAGGCGCTCGCCACCCGCGATGGCACCAAGATGCATCCCATGCGCGCTTTCTACTGGGCAACTCTGGGCAATGCGCTCGCCCTTGGGCTGGAAGACAGGATCGGCACCCTTGAAGTTGGCACCGAGGCTGATCTAGTGGTCCTAGACAGCTCGGCGACCAGTGCCATGGCCCTGCGCATGGAAAGCTGCAAGAGCCTTGCCGAAGAGCTGTTCATCCTGCAAATCATGTCCGATGATCGCTCGGTGGCCCAGACCTATGTCGCGGGCAAACCGATGAAGGCGTAA